ATTTGTACATGGGGCATTTCATTGGGTCGGTATTGAAGAAATTATTTTATGGTTTCATTTAATATTTCAAATGAAGTATACAGAGAGATACCATTGCCAGAGCAAATATTTTTGCTTAATATTGGCGTTTCAGTATTGGAAGAAATGCTTTGTGTTTATTCTACTTATGATTTTTTGTGGGAGAATACTTTTAAGTTATGGGTATTGAAAGACTATGGTGGCAATAAATCTTGGGATGCATTGTTTACTGTAGGAGATCCCCGGATTTATAAAGTCGTACCAAAATATAGGTTTGCGGATGGTGAAGTCCTATTCTGGTCCATGGGTTTTGACGGGCAGTCATTTAGGACGTCCAGAGGACCATTTGGATTGTGGCCTCGAGCTGATAGCTTTCAAAAAGGATTCGCTTTTACAGAATGCTTGATCTCTCCAAAACTACTTACTTAGTATTTGCGGATATATGATCGAAGGCACTTTTCCTTTTTTCCGTTATCATGTTACAACCTCTTATTCTTCTTAGTTTATCTATTGCTTGCCagttgtttggtttcaaaatgtATTTACCAAAGCTTTGAGCTTACTTGTTTCATTCCCCCCTTCCTCCTCCTCTCTCTTCTACTTATTGATAGTCTAGTCTTATATATTAATTGCTTCGAGTAATGCACTGTTTATTCTTCAGCTATAGTTCACTGCAACGGTTCCTAGTTGGATTGATAATTAGAACTATGAATTAATTAATTCATAATTGGATGATTAGACAATATCATAAAGGACTGATCTTTTGAGTATGTGAGTTGGGCTTAAGTACAATGGTATGAAGGGTGCTAAAACTTTCTGATAGATGAGACACAGTAGAGAATATCACATGTCATAAGGAGATTTATATGTTAGGTTTGAGCTTGTGGCTTGGgaagaaggggagccttggcgtaaccggtaaagttgttgtcatgtgaccagaagttcacgggttcaagccgtggaaatagcctcttgcatAAATGTATGGTAAGGCTGtgtacgatagacccttgtgatCCGGCCATTCCCGGAGCCCGtgcatagcgagagcttagtgcatCGGGGTGCCTTTTCTTGTGGCTGGGAAATGGGGCCAAATTGCAGGTAGTAAAATAGTTAATGTCATCTGAAAATTATGGTGAATGGTGTTTGATGTCTTTGGTGTTGATAAGGTGCAGTTtggttctttttgtttttcttattttataaAGTAACATGTGCTGCTATAACTTATAAATTTTGTTGTTTCTATTTACTTCTATAGGTACTTTTCTCCTCTTCTTTTCTCCTCACAAAGTTAAAAGAAATACTCATACGAGTAAACGAATTTTGCAGCTGTTTATCCTTATTGAAAAATTGCTATATTTTGTGTAATGAAGATTGTGATTTGTGAGTGTCGAGTTGTCTTAAATTGAATTTGTTCGAGTCTTTAACTTGACTGTCATGCACTTCTTGAAATCTGATGCGGTAATTTTCAAGACACAAACTGATATTCATcttttgtataattatttactATACTATGTTCATTCATAATGTTTTCATCAACAATTATTATACCCAATTGTAATTATAATTAGATTGCAACTCAAGCAAAATGGATTGTCTTGCAATGGATTCTATTTTGTTTTTAACTTTTTGGTCATTAAAGTATGTTTTAGTCATATAATAAGTTTTTACTTTGGTTCTATGCTTTTATATGAATCTTTTAGCCTTATCATAAATTTATAGGCCAATTAACATATGGAGAACTTCTAATATATTTTTACTATTATACACAGACACATTTACATATTGCTTAAATTatgtttttacttttattttattacataTAGTGAAGGATTGAGATAGATTTAACGGATAAGGGTCTGATTTGCCCATTACTATCATAAATAGGCCTTATTTACCCTTCGTTTAATTTTTATATCAAAAATATCTTTACCGTTATACATTAGGTTCATATTTACCCCTTAAACGTTTAAAAGAGTTACATTTGTCATTCGTTATACTTTAGGATCACATTTACCCCTCTACTCTTCGAAAAGGGttacatttgcccttcgttatactttcttgacatatttatccttacaattatACCATACATTTACCCTCATCCGGTAGATCGCCATGTCCCACCTTTGTTTTCCTCCATGGGGCCTATGTGGATTTCTTATTCTTCCAATTTAAATATGGTCAcctatttaagataatttaaCCCGCCCACCCAATTTAAATAAGACTTCATTAACTCTATTGTTGTGCAACTTCTTGTAATTTACTTTGGTTACTACAATAATTGTGAGTTGTATTAGATTAGTGATTTTGAGTTTAAAGTTATTATTTGTCAATATGTTGCCGCTTCTATAACTATTGTATTTCGCACAATCTTCATAAATATCGTATCAGGAAATTGCTTTTCGTGAATCAAGCATGGTCAATTGACCCAGTTTAGACTTTACAGAGTTGCATCTCTACAAACACTTCAAAATATCATTGAGTGATTCATGTCTCCTAACTCTGAAGTATTAAAGGGAAACAAAATAACATAGACAAAGgcgaaataattaaataaatcaattAGAGATAACACTATAGTTTCATTCACTCACTGTCCAAAATTTTTTCGCTCTCCGAAAAATATGGAGTTGACACGGATAAGAGAGATGGATGagtgtgggggtgggggtgggggtggggtgggtggggtgggggggggggggggtgacgaGCTGACACAGATAATTATAAGGATAAATATGTCAATAAAGtataacgaagggcaaatgtaaCCCTTTTCGAATAGTAGAGGAGTAAATATAATCCTAAAGTATAATGAAGGGCAAATGTAATTCTTTTAAACGTTTAAGGGGTAAATATGAACCTAATGTATAACTGTAAGGATATTTTTGATAGAAAAATTAAACGGAGGGTAAATAAGGCATATTTATGATAGTAGAGAGGCAAATCAAACCCTTATCCGTAGATTTAAATAGggctgtgcataatttggtaaatatcaAATTACCGTACAAAAAGcgaaaattttattatttggtaTTTAGtataagtttttaaaaaaattggtattaagtatggtatttgatattttaaaatgaaatactaAAATACTGATATCGTaccaaatatatattatattacacaatacatatattattaattataatataaatataaaaaatctataatttttcttttctttattctttaagTTCATTAATTAACTCTAtgcaagtaacaagacatttctaatggccaaatttatttctttatgtaCATTTTTCTCTCTATTGGTTGATATTTTGCTcgttttggacaaaacttttaACGTTTTCAGTTTTGTTcgtttgagtactttaattaagaatattacagtCTACGGCTCTATGTACTAGTCAGTATTCAAACCAAATAAATCGAAGTCACCGAACCGACTAAACCAAAATCGAAAGGAGAAAAATCGAATCAtacgaatttaattaggtacgataTTAGTATAACATTTAAGAAATTaaataccgaaaataccgaatCGAAATATCTAAATATCATACCGTACCGACTAACGAACACCCCTAAATTTAAATGGAGAAAcatatttaataataatttatataGACGATCATAACTTCTTTTTGGGATTGTTGCTCATACCAACGGATACAGCTTGTGGATTGACAATGAGTTCAAATTGCAGTTGTTGATAATATAGGATTGTTATTAGGTGAATTCGGCAGATTGGACTAATCAATTTTGTAAATAGTCAGCATATATGATTATAAGTTGAATGGAATGGATAAACATAAAGCTTATACTGTCTATGTTTGATCATGTGTTTTATTATTCTATCccttataatttttataattccaaaataatcttTAAAACAAAAGCCTTAATTCAcacatttcttttcccttttttttcctcCACTTTTTCTTCTTCGGCAATATTGAGGTTTGGTATGTaggaaaatactatttttttttaatgttgATTTTTACtggattttttttgatttttatcgTGTTCCTTATTATTCCAAAGAAAAaagcaaataaaagaaaataaaaactatTTGAGAGATTGTATTGGTTGATAACCAGTATGTACCTTAACTCGAACATGATAAATCTATTAATTTAACTATTTGAGAGTTTGTATTGGTTAATAACCATTATGTAATGCTGATACCTTAACTCGAACAAGAAAAACATGATAAATCTATTAATTAATTAGACATAATTAAACGTAAAAAAAATGCAAAGAGATAAAATGACAAATATATACttgaaattatagaaattacACTGCTGTACAAACCATAAAAGATTTGTATTTGAACAATTTAGAATAAAAATTATATAGTATCAGCTCCTGGTAGTGgtaacaactttaaaaataatttagttaTTTTTACAGAAAAATACTTATTTTTACCAGATACAACAATAACTTATTTTCCGAATATGTAGCTGCTAAAATCATTTCCGACAGTTAAAAAGTGTTTTTCACATTTTGGTACTTAAAAGCTACCAAACGGGCTCCATTCGCTCCTCTGCTAACGGATTGCCGAAAGGGTTTTgctaattttcttatttttttctgttGTTCTTTCTCTGGTTACCTGTATGtagctttatttttcttttccaaataGTAGTAATTGTCAATTTATCAGATTAAATTCGTTTATGTGTTATATCTTATATCATGGGtaattttgtgtttttttttttgtgaaggtAGGGGGAATTCATTAGGGTAAGTTGAATGATCAAAATAGTGGTGAAATGTTAGCTTCTAAAATCATCAAGAAAACATTAAGATGGAACTATATTTTGTTAGCAAGTCGATCCTTTTCTGTTGCGACGAGTGAAGCAGACAGCATTTTGTCTCTAATCAATATGAGGTAACATTCATTAATTAAagcttttgagaaaaatttctGATGTTAAACTTTCCTCTCTGTGTTTCAGTAATTTTGTTGCCGTGGTGTTTGATGAATTACTCATAGCCTAAGTTATTGAAGATTTATTTTGTTCCTGCTAATAGCGGAGCCAGGATTTTCATTAAGGGGTAtcaaaatttaaagaaataaatacaCGTATAAGTTAAGGGGAttcaatacatagtatatatatattttctggaTTGACACCCCTTGGAGctatgtggctccgccactggttcCTGCACCATTTAATTTGTTTCCTCACCATAATTCTAGATAGTCGTGGATTTGGATTTTATCGTGACAACCAAGAGAATAAATCGATGGAACATTTAAGTGTAATGCATATACTTGGAGTTTTTCTGTGTTGGAATCATAATGACTgcgaaaaagaaaaaatcaaagatgaaatcATGCTAAATCATGGCAACTAACTGTGAACACCGTGGGAGAGAACATTGTTGATGTTTCTTGATAAATTAGAAAAGAGCTGATCTATCAGTGAAGCAAATGAATTAATAATGAGGTTCTTAATTTAGCAGTTATTAGCTCGCCCTCCTATTACTAAACTTTTTTGATGGCTAGATCATACCAGATAATGATGACAAGATAGAGGTCTGATATATCTATTTTGTGGCCTGAAGtcattttccaaaataaatcTAAGTAATATGTCCAGAAAAAAGTAGCTGTTTAGTGTGTCATTGCAGTTTGATCAGAAGATTGGAACCCCAGAAGCATTTTTTACAAATATTGGAAAATTTCATGCTATTCTTTCAAATTGAGTCACTACGGTGCGATGGTTTTCTGCGGTTACTTTAAGTCAAGTGTTTTGGAAAAAATCTGTGTTGTTTGAAGCTATTGTGCAAGGTTTTCGCTTTTATCTTTTTTTCCGATTAGTTTTACTGGCATCCAGTGAGTTTTGACAAGCAACTCTTCTTTTTCACCTTTTCTTGATAGTAAAGTAACTATTGCCTTGCAGCAACGACATTGGAGGAGGAGCATTCCAATTGCAAAGACAAATGAGAAGGGATTCATTATGTAGTCCTTTATTTAATCAAGATCATAGGGTGGTTAGATCAAGTATAGGATCTTTTTCTTTGTCAAATTGTTATTACAGCAGCCATGGATATTTAAGAGACGTCAAAGACAAGGTATTCTGTTTTTTGTCCGTGTTTGTGGATCTTGATGTCATTTCATGTAGTGTGCTTTCCTTTTTTGATTGTTGATAAAGATATGGACATTGgacctaactcaaccccaaaagctagctcatgaggtgaggattgcccgagccatataaggagaccaagtCCCCATCCCTTAGCCTATGTGGGAGACTCAACACCCCCCTCACGCCCCAGCCTGCCAATTGGAGCGTGGACAATATAATATGGGGCCCAACATCGGTGAAGCAACAAATGGGATGGGTCCGGTTCTGATACCATGTGATAAATGGACATGGTAGAAATATGAAcattgggcctaactcaaccccaaaagctagctcataAAGTGAGGATTTCCCaaaccatataaggagaccaagtCCCCCATCTCGTAGCCAATGTGGGAGACTCAACAATTGTTAACATTGGTGACCTAACTTGTGTAAGGGTTAGACATATGCTAACTTCCCCGAGTCGTCAGCTCTATGTTCcttgatttttctctttataaTTGTGGCACCATCTAATATATTGTGTAGTCCTTAGGATCTCTTCCTGAAGTTGTCAAGATAGTAGAAGTTGGCCCAAGAGATGGACTGCAAAATGAGAAGACAATAGTACCTACAGAAGTGAAGGTGGAGCTTATTAACTTACTTGTTTCTAGTGGACTGCCAGTTGTTGAGGCTACTAGTTTTGTGTCTCCAAAGTGGGTACCACAGGTATATAAATTTTGCTTGTCCTAGTGGATCTTATCTTTATGTATCTTGCATTGGTCATCCTTGTATAATTGACATACATTTTGTTGCTAATTTGTCCTTATCAACTGTGTGAAACGAGAAGAACTTTCCTTTCAGTTCAATCTTTTGATGGTTAGTTTTTTATCTTTAAGCATGAGTATGGGATTCTTCTTATGGTCATTAGCTATTCACTGGTTAGGACCATTACTAAGGCCCTTAAGGGTTGTTACTTTtgtattttgtctattttgcAAAGATCAATGACCATGAAAAGCATTGTTTAATGCTCTTTGAGTGCTTTTGTAATTCATTTTAGATTTTTGAGGAGAAAACATGTGGTTCCTCAAAGATCTGGTTCCCTAAGGTAGAGATATTAGGAAAGGTTTCCCGTTTCAAGGTTCAAGTTCTTGATTAACTTTTTGCTTTACAATAACGACGTTACAAAATGTCAAATGAGTAGTATATGTGTGGAAATTGTATGGAACAAGTTTGAAGACTTATGCTGATAAATTGTTTATACATTGCAGTtttatcaaattcatacttctatATCATGAAAAGGATGTTCATTCTGCCAGACATGTGCAAGTCATGTCAATTTCACTAAAAGTTCAAACTCAAAACTGTACTCTGTGTCTACTCACTTCTTCTCCCGGATATGATGTCCCCCCTTCTCTTGCATAATGTGTTCTTTTCTATAATGTAAATTCTCTGATATTCTTCAACCAAATTTCTAATTTGACATGCACTTTACATTGTTTTAGTCGTAATTATGTTTTAGTCGTGGTAGTAGGTTTGTTAGGTCCAATGTTCGTTAGGAGTCTTTTTGTCTTGTCAGAACCTTATGTGGCAGTAGAAAAAGACTTCTAGTAGAAAATGTAGAGAACTTGGTgctagaaaaaaattattttttataatatgaGATTGAGACTGGTTTAAATGGGGTGACATGgatagtgaggattcatatagcgaTCCAAACCTGCTTGGGATTGAGGCACAGTTTCGAAAAATGTAATGAAAATTAGCACCCAGAGAGTGCAACGGATAAATAGTATGACCTAACAATATGCATCTCAGTACACTAGCAACATGTGAAAAGAACTAAGAAATTAACCATCCTATCTACTACTTAGTACATTTTCAGTTTTACACAAATAGGCCAAGAGAGCTAAACATCCACGCTTTAAGGTacacattttttccttttttcctacaAAGTATCTTTTGTTTCTCTCCTTCCACATAGTCCACCAAATACACATTGGTATAGTGTTCCACAACTTTTTTTCGCCTTTTTGTAGTCCTCCTCTATTCCAACAAAGTAGAACATCTTTATGATATTCTGGCATGTTCTGTTTAACTTCAAGCAAATTCAAAAATTTGTACTTGatcggattttgtgattctaCAGTGGATGAATAAATGCTTTGCATCTTCATAATCTTCTTCATCATTTACGAGCCTATAGTCTTCAACTTCCATCTCATGCTAGCTATAAGAGTTAAAACCCATTGTGTTAATTTGTTGAGATTTATGGAAATACTTCCTGGTGACTTAATCCTGTGATAGGCTTGTTAATGATTCTTCTAATTTATGTGCATGAATGTGCTTTGTTTAGCCTTTCATGAACTATATTGTTGCAGTTTATCCCTCAATCAGTATCTATAGAATCAAGGTTTAAGCTAGCAAAATGCCGTAGTTATTATTTAGAGTGTTGATGATATTGTTTCTCTGAAATATTTACCAAAACCAAATTGCAGCTAGCTGATGCTAAGGATGTAATTGAAGCAGTTAGGAGCCTTACAGGAGTCCGCTTACCTGTTTTGACACCAAATCTTAAAGTAAGCTGATAGAAATGCAAAGAGTGAGACTCTCCTTTATATTTCTTGTTGAATATGTACACATTTTCATGCTCGCACTGGAACCTGGATAATGGGGATAGCTCATAATTGTCATCGGCCCTATTCCAGGGTTTTGAAGCAGCTGTTGCAGCTGGAGCCAAGGAAGTAGCAATCTTTGCTGCAGCATCTGAGTCCTTTTCTCGGTCTAACATTAATTGTAGCATTGCAGACAGTCTTGCTCGTTATCGTGATGTTGCTCTTGCAGCCAAAAACCATTCCATCCCCATTCGTGGGTATGAGTTCTAGCAGATCAACATTTTCTAGGAATTAGGTCTAACATTTCCAATTACCGAATTAACATTTGTGACaaatttgtgattttttcttttcctgATTATTTTAACTCTACTTACGTCTATGAGCTCAAATTATTCCTTTGTCAGTGGTTAGACTTCAACATGCAAAAACAATTTGTTTCTGGTATTAgatatatcttcaaatcaatgtagCTCTTGTATTTCAAGCTCCAAATGAGCACCAATAGTAAATTTGCTAGAATAATTGGTAGTAATGTGTAGGAATATGTTCTTTGGTTGACTTGTATGGGAGTTTATCTGGGGAAGTAAGGTTGTATCTCTTGAACTGAAAAAGTGGCTATCACTATTTTCTATCAGGTATATATCATGTGTTGTTGGCTGTCCCGTAGAAGGAGCAGTGTCTCCATCAAAAGTTGCATATGTGGCTAAAGAACTAGTAGATATGGGCTGCTTTGAAATTTCTCTTGGTGATACAATTGGAGTTGGTACTCCAGGTAATTCTAAACCTCATCTGCTTTCACCattttgccattttgtacctTTGGTCTGCCAGAAGAATCTGTATCTTGTGTGTTTGGTAAAATTCTAGCATGTGCCAGCATTACATTGCTTGTCAGTGGTTCTGATTCTTAATTGAAGAAGAATTTAATTTGCAGTTCCCTCCTTTGTGAGAGAAGATAATGATGGATCTTTCAGCTACGCGCTGCTGAGATAACATAGACAGCTAACGATATATTTGCTTTATTTAGAGAAGTGCAGTGTTACTATGTTATTTAGTTAATTAGTAATACATTTTAGTTGAATTAGCTTGCTTTGCAGAGTTGCTGGATTTTAGATTCAATTTCCAGTGACAGATACTGATGACTGCTTATTTTTTATGCTGAATGTATTAAGTTAGGTTTCAATGTGGTCTTCTTCTGGCTTTagagaataaaaatataaaaaggacTGTCAGGATGGTGCCAAGTAGTTTTTAATGTGGCGTTACCCTGCCATAGACAAAAGCCTGGCATTTAAGTGGAGAGGGTGGAGGAGCAGGCCCATTATCCACTGAGTTCCGAACCGTGCGCCACGGGCCTTTAGGGATTTCTCGGTTATGGAAAAGGTTTTTACCGCGATGCTTTTTAaggagagagaaagaagttagTGTATATAATCCTTAAAATAACTGATATGATATCTGTCAAATGTTAACTGCTGAATGCTTGTACTGGCCATGATAACCTTGATAAAGGCACGATAGGAAAGGCAATGGTGTTCAccttttcctttttcattgttAAAGGAACTACCTCAATGATTTTAACTGTAGACATATTTGCCATACTGATAAACTTCGTGTTCTACACTCCCTTAACTATGTTCGTTTGAACTCGATTACTTAATAAGGAGATGACGTTATTTGAAGCCAGCACAGAGTGCGTTCTACAATCTACACTCCCTTAACTATGTTCGTTTGAACTCGATTGCTTAATAAGGAGATGGCGTTATTTGAAGCCAGCACAGAGTGCTGTGAAGTCTACACAGAATCCTTCACTGAAAGTATTTCAACTTCATTGTCTATGtcgaaattattaaaataagtGCAATGAATGTTCACCAAATGTTTTTCCTTAAAATTAAAAGATGTTTACTATTTGTCAATCTGTTATTGAGTTTTATCTGAAATTGATTTGATTGTCAAAAATGTCATTCCTTGCTTCAGTAAACCATCTTTTATTTGTTACATTTTCTCATATTTCCTGTCCCCAACTATCCATTTGCTAGGTACTGTTATTCCGATGCTTGACGCTGTAACCCAAGTTGTCCCTGTAGAGAGGCTTGCTGTTCATTTTCATGACACTTATGGACAAGCTCTTTCCAACATTCTTGTGTCGTTGCAAGTAAGATCTCCTTTCTATACTTTTTGTAGTGAGAT
The sequence above is drawn from the Nicotiana tabacum cultivar K326 chromosome 13, ASM71507v2, whole genome shotgun sequence genome and encodes:
- the LOC107832586 gene encoding uncharacterized protein LOC107832586, with translation MLASKIIKKTLRWNYILLASRSFSVATSEADSILSLINMSNDIGGGAFQLQRQMRRDSLCSPLFNQDHRVVRSSIGSFSLSNCYYSSHGYLRDVKDKSLGSLPEVVKIVEVGPRDGLQNEKTIVPTEVKVELINLLVSSGLPVVEATSFVSPKWVPQLADAKDVIEAVRSLTGVRLPVLTPNLKGFEAAVAAGAKEVAIFAAASESFSRSNINCSIADSLARYRDVALAAKNHSIPIRGYISCVVGCPVEGAVSPSKVAYVAKELVDMGCFEISLGDTIGVGTPGTVIPMLDAVTQVVPVERLAVHFHDTYGQALSNILVSLQMGISTVDSSVSGLGGCPYAKGASGNVATEDVVYMLNGLGVKTNVDLRKLLLAGDFICKHLGRPSGSKAAIALSRTSTASKL